The following proteins are encoded in a genomic region of Candidatus Hydrogenedentota bacterium:
- the infA gene encoding translation initiation factor IF-1: MKEEAIEVEGKVTETLPNAMFRVELSNGHRILAHVCGKMRMHYIRILPGDTVKVEMSPYDLSRGRIVYRQK, translated from the coding sequence ATGAAAGAAGAGGCCATAGAAGTAGAAGGCAAAGTTACTGAAACTTTACCTAACGCCATGTTTCGTGTCGAATTAAGTAATGGCCATAGAATACTTGCTCACGTTTGCGGTAAGATGCGCATGCACTACATCCGTATTCTGCCGGGAGATACCGTGAAAGTAGAAATGTCCCCTTATGATTTGAGTCGTGGTCGTATCGTCTACCGGCAAAAGTAA
- the map gene encoding type I methionyl aminopeptidase produces the protein MISIRSEREIDLLRQANQIVAAAHKKVAELIAPGITTEELDRAVENLILDAGATPAFKGYHGYPASICVSIDEEVVHGIPSKRKLAAGQLVSVDIGACYKGYYGDAALTHACGSVDETRLRLLDITDLALSRAIRVTKAGNYLNDIGIIVEQTAVDAGFSVVRNYVGHGIGVEMHEDPQIFNFDAGEPGPRLEEGMVLAIEPMVNAGTFQVRVKPDNWTVVTKDGQPSAHFEHTVVVRKDGAEILSYCDGPIWGVRTD, from the coding sequence AGCATTCGGTCGGAAAGAGAAATTGACCTTTTACGCCAAGCGAATCAGATCGTTGCTGCAGCCCATAAAAAAGTGGCAGAACTGATTGCCCCCGGAATTACGACGGAAGAACTTGATCGTGCAGTCGAAAACCTGATCTTGGATGCGGGCGCCACGCCCGCCTTTAAAGGCTACCATGGCTATCCTGCATCGATTTGCGTGTCCATTGATGAAGAAGTCGTTCACGGTATTCCGAGCAAACGCAAACTTGCTGCCGGACAATTGGTTAGCGTCGATATAGGCGCTTGTTATAAAGGATATTACGGTGATGCGGCGCTGACCCACGCTTGTGGTTCTGTTGATGAGACGCGGCTCCGCTTACTTGACATTACCGATCTGGCGCTATCCCGTGCTATACGGGTAACGAAAGCCGGAAACTATTTGAATGATATTGGCATCATTGTGGAACAGACCGCCGTTGATGCCGGGTTTAGCGTGGTTCGCAATTACGTTGGTCATGGTATTGGTGTTGAAATGCATGAAGATCCTCAGATCTTCAATTTTGATGCAGGCGAACCCGGACCACGTTTAGAAGAAGGTATGGTGCTCGCCATTGAACCCATGGTTAATGCCGGCACCTTTCAGGTTCGTGTTAAACCGGATAATTGGACCGTGGTTACTAAAGACGGTCAACCGAGCGCTCATTTTGAACACACCGTGGTGGTTCGAAAAGATGGCGCGGAAATTTTATCGTATTGCGACGGGCCCATTTGGGGCGTTCGCACAGATTAA